AGGGTGACGTTTTTAATTTTGTTATTTTAACGATTTTCCTTCCTGCACTTCTAGGGGAAGCAGCGCTAAAATTGCCTTTCTCCCATTTAAATCAAAACAAAAAGCCGATCATTGCCCTGGCTTTTGGGGGAACCTTCCTTTCCTTTCTAGTGATCGGGTTCTCAACACACTTTCTTCTTGGATTATCAATTCCAGTGTCGTTCGTCTTTGCTGCATTAATGAGTGCAACAGACCCTGTTAGTGTATTATCGATTTTTAAAAGTATGGGGGTAAACCACAAACTCTCTACAGTAATTGAGGGAGAGAGCCTATTTAATGACGGGCTTGCAGTTGTTTTATTTAAAATCTCAGCCTTCTCTCTTTTAGCTTATCTTGATATGGGCTGGGGCGGCTTAACGAGCGGTGCTTTTGAATTCATAAAAGTTGTTGCTGGTGGATTGCTTGTCGGTGGAGGATTAGGATATGCGATTTCAATCCTTACAAAGTACTTTGATGATTATCCACTTGAAATTATTTTTAGTATTCTCCTTTTCTATGGTTCCTATTTAACTGCAGAAAGTATCCATGTTTCCGGGGTTATTGCAGTAGTTGTAGCAGCTTTAACGTTTGGTAATTTTGGTTCGAAAGTTGGAATGAGTCCAACAACAAGATTAAATATCAACAACTTTTGGGATGTTGCCGCTTTATTAGCAAATTCCATTGTTTTCTTAATGGTTGGTCTTGAAATTACTCGAATTAATTTCGCCGATCAGTGGGGTACGATAGGACTTGCGCTTTTAATTGTTCTAATAGGTAGAAGTATTGCAGTCTATGGAAGCACCTTACTTGTTAAAGGTCTTCCGTGGTCATGGAGACATGTCCTTAATTGGGGCGGTTTAAAAGGGTCGTTATCCATAGCGCTAGTCCTTAGTCTTCCGGGAGATTTTGCAGGACGAGACACCGTTTTGATTCTTACATTTAGTATTGTTTTATTTTCATTAGTTGTTCAAGGTCTAACGATTAAACCACTAATTAGCTACTTCGGTTTAAGAGCGAAGCATAGCGGATCGAAAGAGTATGAAGACATTGTTGCGAATCTGCATCGTCATGAAGCTGGAGTTGCAGAAATTAAAAAACTGAAGACACAGCTATTCGTTCCCGAACCAGTTTTTTCTGAATTGTTGACAAGTTACCAGAATGAAATTGACAACAGTCATCGTGAACTTGATGCTTTATTAGATCAATATCCTGAACTTAAAAAAAGTCAGTTAATTACGTTACGAAAGCACTCACTTTATGCCCAGTACGATAAAATTAACGAGCTAGAACAAGAAGAAATCATTTCAGGTGAAATAGCTGGAAAGTATAAAGAACTATTAAATAATGGCCTGGCGGATTTTGAAGAAGAAGAAGTTGTGAAAGATTCGAAAAGAAAACATTAAGCTGCTACATTTGTAGCAGCTTTTTCCTTTGGCTTGCATATCCTAGTAAAGAAAGGGACAAAGCACGTGCAATGATGGGAATATTCCGTTTATTATTAAATGATCGGGGTATTGTTTACAGTAAGTAAAGCAATAAGGTATAGTGTAAAAAGTCATTTTCAACCACAAGAAAATAACTCACAAGGAGGACTTTTGAGAGAAAATGCCTTATCTTCAGACCGATCGTCTGACCATTATTCCTTTCTCATTTGATTTAATTAAAGCTATGACTGATAAGAAAGAATTAGAGAAGCTGTTACATGTTGAAGTACCTGAAGAGTTTAAAAATGTGCAGTTCGAAGAATTCCTACCTTTTCATCTAAATGACTCTGCTATTTCAAGAGTGAGTCACAAGTGGGAAGGCATATTGATTCATACTTCTGATGAAAAAGTAATCGGCACGATGGGATATAAAAATATGGAAGCGTCAAGTAATCTTGAAGTTGGGTATCATCTGATACCTGAGTATCGTAACAAGGGGTACGCCATTGAAATGGCCAGCGCCCTCGTTAACTGGGCATTTCCAGACGAAAAAGTGACCAATAAAGTGTCTTCAGAAGAAGTAAACAACGTCATGGAACGAATTGGATTATCAAAACTAACGGTTGAACCACCTGTTGTTAAAAACAAAATAGATGAAGAAAAATTCATGAAGGAAAATGAATATATGTAAAACCCTACAAAAAACTGTAGGGTTTTTTTATGTGAATTTCGCGTGATAATCATTAGAATCCATACCTTCAGTGATACTTACAAAAATAGAGGAATTTGGAGATTTTTGTCGAATATTTTATGGTATAATCATCATTGCTTTGAAAAATATGTAACTGCATGAGCGGGGTAAGGAGCTAATATGCGTTCACCTATACGTAATGAAATCAAGATTGAGGAAGAAAGACGGGCAAATAAGTTATTTATCTTTCTGTTTTTTGTATCCGTTATTTTATATGATGTGTATCGGTTTATTATTAGTCCTTTAATCGATCCCGATACGACTATGATCTTGCTAAATGAATCGAAAGAACTCATTCCACTAATGATGATCTATGCCATCGAATTTTCATTAATTCCTATTTCCAAGTGGTATTCAAATAGAGAGCAGCCTTTTGCTACAAAATATCTCTTTTTTGTAGTATTCATGACGACTGCCCTCATTACAGAGATTTTTCGCTACATTGGAACAGACGAGATGTATGCTAGCGGAAGCCCGGTGGAATTATTCTTTGTTTTGTTCTCTCCTTTGTTCGTGAACAAACGGTTTTATATCACTGTTGTGGCTGGAATAACAGGAAAGTATGCCATAATGGGCTTTCTTACGATGTCGCCA
The sequence above is a segment of the Pseudalkalibacillus hwajinpoensis genome. Coding sequences within it:
- a CDS encoding cation:proton antiporter, with product MEHLDMHHIFELGLILTMIAAGITAIAKKLKQPYPIALVIIGTLIGLFNIPVLEPLKMFITEGDVFNFVILTIFLPALLGEAALKLPFSHLNQNKKPIIALAFGGTFLSFLVIGFSTHFLLGLSIPVSFVFAALMSATDPVSVLSIFKSMGVNHKLSTVIEGESLFNDGLAVVLFKISAFSLLAYLDMGWGGLTSGAFEFIKVVAGGLLVGGGLGYAISILTKYFDDYPLEIIFSILLFYGSYLTAESIHVSGVIAVVVAALTFGNFGSKVGMSPTTRLNINNFWDVAALLANSIVFLMVGLEITRINFADQWGTIGLALLIVLIGRSIAVYGSTLLVKGLPWSWRHVLNWGGLKGSLSIALVLSLPGDFAGRDTVLILTFSIVLFSLVVQGLTIKPLISYFGLRAKHSGSKEYEDIVANLHRHEAGVAEIKKLKTQLFVPEPVFSELLTSYQNEIDNSHRELDALLDQYPELKKSQLITLRKHSLYAQYDKINELEQEEIISGEIAGKYKELLNNGLADFEEEEVVKDSKRKH
- a CDS encoding GNAT family N-acetyltransferase encodes the protein MPYLQTDRLTIIPFSFDLIKAMTDKKELEKLLHVEVPEEFKNVQFEEFLPFHLNDSAISRVSHKWEGILIHTSDEKVIGTMGYKNMEASSNLEVGYHLIPEYRNKGYAIEMASALVNWAFPDEKVTNKVSSEEVNNVMERIGLSKLTVEPPVVKNKIDEEKFMKENEYM